CGATGATCTCGAATGGGTACTCGAAAATCTCGGAGCGACTGACGAACACAAAAAGGCAGTAACAGACGTCGTTAACGAGACACTGTAACCAAACAAAGAAAGGGGACAAACGCGGCGAACTACTGGAAGTCAATCAGTGAAATCGACTCATCAATTGCGTCTTGCTGGTTCTGGGATGGCCACGCATTGCGGGGGAAATACTCTTCTTTGAATTCTGCGAGCTCCTGCTCGGTAAGTGACTCAATTGGTTTGGCATAGTGATTGCTCGCAAACTGAGCAAGAGCCGTGATATTGTCGCCATGAATTTCACCGTGTTCTTCTCTAATCTCTTCGGCAAGTAATCGATTATGCTCCCAGACAGAATCCCACTCGTCAGGATCACCTGTACCAGAAAGCGGGAGTTCAACACCACGGTCGATATCATCGATCCGATCTGGATAGACAGTGCCATCGACAACCCACTCCTCTGGGTAACAGACAAGCGTACGGCCGGAGTCATCCTCTCGAATACGGGCGGTGTATGAATACTCGGCAAGTAGTTTATCACGACGCTCTTGATAGGCATCCTGCTCGTCAGGGTTGCCAGTGCGCTCGATCAACTTTGTGAGGCGAAAGGCCTCCTGTTGAACATCGTCTGGTAGCTCAGCCATGATCCAATGCCTCATTTGCTAGTGAGTCAGCGCGATTATTTACTTCTCGCGGTACGTGAGTCAGTTCCCAATCGGAGAACTCGCTGAGTAGTTCGTGGGCTGTGACGCGGTGTTCACGCAACGTTGGATCAGAGACTTGGTACTCACCACGGATTTGTTTAATAATAAGTTCTGAATCACCTCGAATCTGAAGTTCATCAAACCCG
This portion of the Salinarchaeum sp. IM2453 genome encodes:
- a CDS encoding rnhA operon protein, translating into MAELPDDVQQEAFRLTKLIERTGNPDEQDAYQERRDKLLAEYSYTARIREDDSGRTLVCYPEEWVVDGTVYPDRIDDIDRGVELPLSGTGDPDEWDSVWEHNRLLAEEIREEHGEIHGDNITALAQFASNHYAKPIESLTEQELAEFKEEYFPRNAWPSQNQQDAIDESISLIDFQ